The proteins below come from a single Halomicroarcula saliterrae genomic window:
- a CDS encoding VOC family protein, translating to MPPETPGLHHVTAIAGDPQRNADFYVGVLGLRLVKRTVNHDDPETYHFYFGDGEGTPGTNITFFPWRDRGRAGQFGAGQTQCVAYGIPADSVDYWSSRLADHDVAVKRFERFGEAPERASGDEPPAEEVLQFEDPDGIGLELVASDGPTDAVPWADSPVPERHQLRGLHSVTLAVESVEPTAELLTELLGFEHEASAGERHRYRSATGEFASVVDVVETDRGRGRTGVGTVHHVAFRVEDFDALEAYREAYLDWGLRSSVIIDRKYFHALYAREPGGVLVELSTMEPGVTADEPLDGLGESLVLPKELEGERGAIERQLPPFDGPPVPEG from the coding sequence ATGCCTCCAGAAACGCCCGGTCTCCACCACGTCACCGCCATCGCAGGCGACCCGCAACGCAACGCCGATTTCTACGTTGGTGTGCTCGGACTGCGGTTAGTCAAGCGGACGGTCAACCACGACGACCCCGAGACCTACCACTTCTACTTCGGCGACGGCGAGGGGACGCCCGGGACGAACATCACGTTCTTTCCCTGGCGCGACAGGGGCCGGGCCGGACAGTTCGGCGCGGGCCAGACCCAGTGCGTGGCCTACGGGATTCCCGCGGACTCGGTCGACTACTGGAGCAGTCGGCTGGCGGACCACGACGTGGCAGTCAAGCGCTTCGAGCGGTTTGGCGAAGCCCCCGAACGGGCGAGCGGCGACGAGCCGCCGGCGGAGGAGGTGTTACAGTTCGAGGACCCGGACGGTATCGGGCTCGAGCTCGTCGCGAGCGACGGACCGACCGACGCCGTGCCGTGGGCAGACAGCCCGGTCCCCGAGCGCCACCAGCTCCGGGGGCTTCACAGCGTGACACTCGCCGTCGAGTCGGTCGAGCCGACCGCCGAGCTCCTGACCGAGTTGCTGGGGTTCGAGCACGAGGCGAGCGCGGGCGAGCGCCACCGCTACCGGAGCGCGACCGGCGAGTTCGCGTCCGTCGTCGACGTCGTCGAGACCGACCGCGGGCGGGGGCGCACGGGCGTCGGTACTGTCCACCACGTCGCCTTCCGCGTCGAGGACTTCGACGCGCTGGAGGCCTACCGCGAGGCGTACCTCGACTGGGGACTGCGTTCGAGCGTCATCATCGACCGAAAGTACTTCCACGCGCTGTACGCCCGCGAACCCGGCGGCGTGCTCGTCGAGCTCTCGACGATGGAGCCGGGCGTTACCGCCGACGAACCGCTCGACGGACTCGGCGAGTCGCTGGTGCTCCCGAAGGAGCTCGAAGGCGAGCGCGGGGCCATCGAACGCCAGCTCCCGCCGTTCGATGGCCCGCCGGTCCCGGAGGGGTAG
- a CDS encoding iron-containing alcohol dehydrogenase family protein produces the protein MTDDLAAPFRFEYDPATVRYGPNCVSQLASELTALGCERAFVVTGSTVGETPAVMDPVRAGLDDRLAGVFSGTTPRKRLGTAYDALSRYLEAGADAIVAVGGGSSLDVATVLSVLVATDREPADVGAELVERGTLSVPESGLPPVVTVPTTLAGADLSQVAGVTADPATCPVETAASGAVGDSELMPAAACYDPVLVATTPRRVLAGSAMNGFDKGVETLYARNRTPITDATAMRGLGLLSEGLLAFGDGSPDERTYQRLTQGVLLVQYGISRPDGTTLSLIHAFGHGLTRRYDVQQGAAHAVVAPHVLDYLFDAVDGRQELLAEALGVAGTGDPAAAAVERVADIAAALDLPTRLRDVDGPTREEFPEVAEAVLSDSFLANAPAALDIGREDVVGVLEAAW, from the coding sequence ATGACCGACGACCTCGCCGCCCCGTTCCGCTTCGAGTACGACCCCGCCACGGTCCGCTACGGCCCGAACTGCGTCTCCCAGCTGGCCAGCGAGCTGACCGCGCTCGGCTGTGAGCGCGCGTTCGTCGTCACCGGCTCGACGGTCGGCGAGACCCCGGCGGTGATGGACCCCGTGCGCGCGGGCCTCGACGACCGCCTCGCCGGCGTGTTCAGCGGGACGACGCCACGGAAACGCCTCGGAACTGCCTACGACGCCCTGTCGCGGTATCTAGAGGCCGGCGCCGACGCCATCGTCGCCGTCGGCGGCGGCAGCAGCCTCGACGTGGCGACGGTGCTGTCGGTGCTGGTGGCGACGGACCGCGAGCCGGCCGACGTCGGCGCCGAACTCGTCGAGCGCGGGACGCTGTCGGTGCCCGAGTCGGGACTCCCGCCGGTCGTCACGGTCCCGACGACGCTGGCGGGCGCCGACCTCTCGCAGGTGGCCGGCGTCACCGCCGACCCGGCGACCTGCCCGGTCGAGACGGCCGCGAGCGGGGCCGTCGGCGACTCCGAGCTGATGCCCGCCGCTGCCTGTTACGACCCCGTGCTGGTGGCGACCACGCCCCGGCGGGTGCTCGCGGGGTCGGCGATGAACGGGTTCGACAAGGGCGTCGAGACGCTGTACGCCCGGAACCGGACGCCCATCACCGACGCGACCGCGATGCGGGGGCTGGGCCTGCTGTCCGAGGGACTGTTGGCCTTCGGTGACGGCAGCCCGGACGAGCGGACCTATCAGCGGCTCACCCAGGGCGTCCTCCTCGTCCAGTACGGCATCTCCCGGCCCGACGGGACGACGCTGTCGCTGATTCACGCCTTCGGGCACGGTCTCACCCGGCGCTACGACGTCCAGCAGGGCGCCGCCCACGCCGTCGTCGCGCCCCACGTGCTCGACTACCTCTTCGACGCCGTCGACGGCCGACAGGAGCTGCTGGCCGAGGCGCTGGGCGTCGCGGGGACCGGAGACCCCGCGGCGGCCGCCGTCGAGCGGGTCGCCGACATCGCCGCGGCGCTAGACCTGCCGACCAGACTGCGTGACGTGGACGGCCCCACGCGCGAGGAGTTCCCCGAGGTGGCCGAGGCAGTGCTCTCGGACTCGTTTCTGGCGAACGCGCCCGCGGCGCTCGATATCGGTCGCGAGGACGTCGTGGGCGTCCTCGAAGCGGCGTGGTAG
- a CDS encoding FAD-dependent oxidoreductase → MSDPFVVIGGDAAGLSAASKFTRAQSDRDVVVFERGRWVSYAHCGTPYYVKGEVERLTDLLSLSPEAAAERGIDLRREHEVVAVDTDAETVTVEHDGETFEQPYGDLLVATGAHAVTAPIDGFDRDMAFTMHGLDSAAAVRAALADPDEPAVDTGIDYVDADLVDHYAAMAPPERVAIVGGGYVGVEMAEAFRAHGLETHVFQRGGHLLSPFGESVCERVADHLRDQGVELHVNCSVEELAGGDSVDAVVYDGGRVPVDLALVGIGVAPNTGLLEDTPVELGPSDAVSVDDYGRTTVDGVYAAGDCAEDDHTVTGEPVWVPLGLTANRAGRAIGQTVAGDPEPVGDVAGTAVVKAFELEAGRVGIIDHDDVRDAGFDPVTTSITAGSRSGYYPGNEETTVSLTADRESGRVLGGSIVGRDRAAIRIDTLATALSSDLTVAELERLDLAYAPPFSPVWDPILVAAKVLRGELE, encoded by the coding sequence ATGAGCGACCCCTTCGTGGTCATCGGTGGCGACGCCGCCGGCCTCAGCGCCGCGAGCAAGTTCACGAGAGCACAGTCCGACCGCGACGTCGTCGTCTTCGAGCGGGGACGGTGGGTCTCCTACGCCCACTGTGGGACGCCCTACTACGTGAAAGGCGAGGTCGAGCGGCTCACGGACCTGCTCTCGCTGTCGCCCGAAGCGGCGGCCGAGCGCGGCATCGACCTCCGCCGGGAACACGAGGTCGTCGCCGTCGACACCGACGCCGAGACGGTGACGGTCGAACACGACGGCGAGACCTTCGAGCAGCCCTACGGCGACCTGCTGGTCGCGACCGGCGCCCACGCCGTCACCGCTCCTATCGACGGGTTCGACCGCGACATGGCCTTTACCATGCACGGTCTGGACTCGGCGGCGGCCGTCAGGGCCGCGCTCGCCGACCCCGACGAGCCGGCCGTCGACACGGGTATCGACTACGTCGACGCCGACCTCGTCGACCACTACGCCGCGATGGCGCCACCGGAGCGGGTCGCCATCGTCGGCGGCGGCTACGTCGGCGTCGAGATGGCCGAGGCCTTCCGCGCCCACGGGCTGGAGACCCACGTCTTCCAGCGCGGCGGCCACCTCCTCTCGCCGTTCGGTGAGTCCGTCTGTGAGCGCGTGGCCGACCACCTCCGCGACCAGGGCGTCGAACTGCACGTGAACTGCAGCGTCGAGGAGCTGGCCGGCGGCGACAGCGTCGACGCGGTCGTCTACGACGGCGGCCGCGTGCCGGTGGACCTCGCGCTCGTCGGTATCGGCGTCGCGCCGAACACGGGGCTGCTCGAAGACACCCCGGTCGAACTCGGCCCGTCGGACGCCGTCAGCGTCGACGACTACGGCCGGACCACCGTCGACGGCGTCTACGCCGCGGGCGACTGCGCCGAGGACGACCACACCGTCACCGGCGAGCCCGTGTGGGTACCACTGGGGTTGACGGCGAACCGAGCGGGGCGGGCCATCGGCCAGACGGTCGCCGGCGACCCCGAACCCGTCGGCGACGTGGCTGGGACCGCCGTGGTCAAGGCGTTCGAGCTGGAGGCCGGCCGGGTCGGCATCATCGACCACGACGACGTGCGAGACGCCGGCTTCGACCCCGTGACGACGAGCATCACCGCGGGCTCGCGGTCGGGCTACTACCCCGGGAACGAGGAGACGACGGTCAGCCTGACCGCCGACCGCGAGAGCGGGCGCGTGCTCGGGGGCTCCATCGTCGGGCGCGACCGCGCGGCCATCCGCATCGACACGCTGGCGACGGCGCTCTCGTCGGACCTCACCGTCGCCGAACTGGAACGGCTGGACCTCGCCTACGCGCCGCCGTTCAGCCCCGTCTGGGACCCGATTCTCGTCGCGGCCAAGGTGTTGCGCGGCGAGCTGGAGTGA
- a CDS encoding winged helix-turn-helix transcriptional regulator, whose amino-acid sequence MSDGTNEALEMWCAGEEWCPITTTATLIGKKWHPVILHRLLEHGPSGFNELKTNVDGISSKVLSDSLEDLQDHDLVDREVVSEQPFRVEYSLTERGASLEPVITEMAAWGKEHLRPPDERADGDR is encoded by the coding sequence ATGAGCGACGGTACGAACGAAGCGCTGGAGATGTGGTGTGCGGGCGAGGAGTGGTGTCCGATAACGACGACGGCGACGCTCATCGGGAAGAAGTGGCACCCGGTCATCCTCCACCGCCTGCTGGAGCACGGCCCCTCGGGGTTCAACGAACTGAAGACGAACGTCGACGGCATCTCCTCGAAGGTGCTCTCAGACAGCCTCGAAGACCTCCAGGACCACGACCTCGTCGACCGCGAGGTCGTCAGCGAACAGCCGTTCCGGGTGGAGTACTCGCTGACCGAGCGGGGCGCTTCGCTGGAGCCAGTCATCACCGAGATGGCCGCGTGGGGGAAAGAACATCTCCGACCGCCCGACGAACGGGCCGACGGCGACCGATAG
- a CDS encoding creatininase family protein translates to MYLADEAWPDLESYFASESLALVPLGSTEQHGPHLPEGTDHIIAESFARAAAEETGYLCTPTINVGVSPHHRQFHGTMWADGPAFRDYVESVTRNLAYHGIDRVIFVNAHGGNVEHLREVGRRVRDDGTMYAIEWMWDESITDRIEDVFETPGPHGGPKETSLIQHLAGELVHEDRITDARDGGLVEFDEDAVRKYGATTFYDVVDLQSTGHQTQSDDAIDNTANGVLGDQTDASAAVGEELFEAALSNLCKLCEWLADQPFEALTPKPHV, encoded by the coding sequence ATGTATCTCGCCGACGAAGCCTGGCCGGATCTGGAATCGTATTTCGCGTCGGAGTCGCTCGCGCTCGTCCCACTCGGTTCGACGGAACAGCACGGACCACACCTCCCCGAGGGGACCGACCACATCATCGCCGAGTCTTTCGCTCGCGCGGCCGCCGAGGAGACGGGCTATCTCTGTACACCGACGATAAACGTCGGCGTCAGCCCGCACCATCGGCAGTTCCACGGGACCATGTGGGCCGACGGGCCCGCCTTCCGGGACTACGTCGAGAGCGTCACCCGCAACCTCGCGTACCACGGCATCGACCGCGTCATCTTCGTCAACGCCCACGGCGGGAACGTCGAACACCTCCGGGAGGTCGGCCGGCGGGTGCGGGACGACGGAACGATGTACGCCATCGAGTGGATGTGGGACGAGTCTATCACCGACCGCATCGAGGACGTCTTCGAGACGCCCGGCCCCCACGGCGGGCCCAAGGAGACCTCGCTCATCCAGCATCTGGCGGGGGAATTGGTCCACGAAGACCGCATCACGGACGCCCGCGACGGCGGCCTCGTCGAGTTCGACGAGGACGCGGTTCGCAAATACGGCGCCACGACGTTCTACGACGTCGTCGACTTACAGTCGACGGGCCATCAGACGCAGTCTGATGACGCCATCGACAACACGGCCAACGGCGTGCTGGGCGACCAGACCGACGCCTCCGCGGCCGTCGGCGAAGAACTGTTCGAGGCCGCGCTGTCGAACCTCTGTAAGCTCTGTGAGTGGCTGGCCGACCAGCCTTTCGAGGCCCTCACACCCAAACCGCACGTGTAG
- a CDS encoding class 1 fructose-bisphosphatase: protein MNTLDEIERAVKDTSHYVSGNLANYAHRSAGENPSGEEQVGGDVWADDLYFDALSGIEGVGGYASEERETVVDTGEGYTIAIDPLDGSSNLASNNSVGTIVGVYDSDLPASGRTLVGSMMVLYGPYTTLTVAREDRDVVQEYLLRDGHSERWGTFTQPEDPTVLGMAGKWGERSDALNEVAQQFSRELKPRYGGATVADLAQVLEYGGLFGYPATNKYPDGKLRVHFEAGPLAYLVEAAGGASSDGAQSLLDVEPDEVHGRTPTFLGNESLIQRLEDGLAE, encoded by the coding sequence ATGAACACCCTCGACGAGATCGAACGCGCGGTCAAGGACACGTCACACTACGTCAGCGGCAACCTCGCGAACTACGCACACCGGTCCGCAGGCGAGAACCCGAGCGGCGAGGAGCAGGTCGGCGGCGACGTGTGGGCGGACGACCTCTACTTCGATGCGCTGTCCGGCATCGAGGGCGTCGGCGGCTACGCGAGCGAGGAACGGGAGACGGTCGTCGACACCGGCGAGGGGTACACCATCGCTATCGACCCGCTCGATGGCTCCTCGAACCTCGCCTCGAACAACAGCGTCGGGACCATCGTCGGCGTCTACGACAGCGACCTGCCCGCGAGCGGCCGTACCCTCGTCGGGTCGATGATGGTGCTGTACGGCCCCTACACCACGCTGACCGTGGCCCGAGAGGACCGCGACGTGGTCCAGGAGTACCTCCTCCGGGACGGCCACAGCGAGCGGTGGGGGACGTTCACCCAGCCCGAGGACCCGACGGTGCTCGGGATGGCCGGGAAGTGGGGCGAGCGAAGCGACGCGCTGAACGAGGTCGCCCAGCAGTTCTCCCGGGAGCTGAAACCGCGCTACGGCGGCGCGACCGTCGCGGACCTCGCGCAGGTCCTCGAATACGGCGGGCTCTTTGGCTATCCCGCGACCAACAAGTACCCCGACGGGAAACTCCGTGTCCACTTCGAGGCCGGCCCGCTCGCGTATCTCGTCGAGGCCGCCGGCGGCGCCTCCTCGGACGGGGCCCAGTCGCTGCTCGACGTCGAGCCGGACGAAGTCCACGGCCGGACCCCGACGTTCCTCGGGAACGAATCGCTAATCCAGCGTCTCGAAGACGGCCTCGCCGAGTAA
- a CDS encoding metallophosphoesterase, with translation MRVEPIPSVPAATVETDGQRLVAVADYHAGIEAGLRYDGVELRSAATGRRERLLSVLDRARADRLVVVGDLGHAIGSPFEAEREELDALLGAVDVPVTLVKGNHDGDLEPVFEELGADVRVTPGHGVSIGDVGFVHGHTWPAPHVLESAVVCMGHEHPVVRLEDEVGGTRNERVWLRGSLAADGLTEQYDRPLDVDGELVVFPAFNDRSGGTWVNVEGQTFLSPSLPAGMADAEAFLLDGTRLGRYESV, from the coding sequence ATGCGTGTCGAACCGATCCCGAGCGTCCCGGCGGCCACCGTCGAGACCGACGGCCAGCGGCTAGTCGCGGTCGCCGACTACCACGCCGGCATCGAGGCCGGCCTCCGGTACGACGGGGTCGAGCTCCGGTCGGCGGCGACAGGGCGACGGGAGCGATTGCTATCGGTTCTCGACCGCGCCCGGGCCGACCGACTGGTCGTCGTCGGCGACCTCGGCCACGCCATCGGCTCGCCGTTCGAGGCCGAACGCGAGGAACTCGACGCGCTCCTCGGGGCCGTCGATGTCCCGGTTACCCTCGTGAAAGGGAATCACGACGGCGACCTGGAACCGGTGTTCGAGGAGCTCGGGGCCGACGTGAGGGTGACGCCGGGCCACGGCGTCAGTATCGGGGACGTGGGGTTCGTCCACGGCCACACCTGGCCCGCCCCGCACGTCCTCGAATCGGCCGTGGTCTGTATGGGCCACGAGCACCCGGTGGTCCGGCTGGAAGACGAGGTCGGCGGCACCCGGAACGAGCGCGTCTGGCTTCGGGGGTCGCTGGCTGCCGACGGCCTCACCGAGCAGTACGACCGCCCGCTGGACGTCGACGGCGAACTCGTGGTCTTCCCCGCGTTCAACGACCGGTCGGGCGGGACGTGGGTCAACGTCGAGGGCCAGACGTTCCTCTCGCCGTCCCTCCCGGCGGGGATGGCCGACGCCGAGGCGTTCCTGCTCGACGGGACGCGGCTGGGACGCTACGAATCGGTGTGA
- a CDS encoding Single-stranded DNA binding protein, which produces MSLEDHVEELASDLDVDKEEVRRDLENLVNYSVPMDEAKQSLRRKYGDGSAGGGSGPSSKAIGEVTTDDSNVTVTAVVLTSGRRSIQYNGEQHVIREGQLADETGTISYTAWDGFDGGLEPGQTVQFGNAGVREWDGNPELNLGESTDATVVDETLDIDAPVGGEADLRELEPGDRGITVEVQVLECETKTIDGRDGETEILSGVVGDDTGRLPFTDWEPHAEIEAGASVRIEETFVREFRGAPSVNISEFSTVTELPEPVSVAEDAPRMSVGEAVESGGQFDVELVGNVIQIRDGSGLIERCPDCSRVVQNGQCRSHGAVEGEDDLRTKAILDDGTATVTVILDDELTEQVYGGDLDDAREHARDAMDKTVVADRIADRVVGREYAVRGSLSVDEYGANLNASEFDESTADPAERAKALLSEVDA; this is translated from the coding sequence ATGTCTCTCGAAGATCATGTCGAGGAACTCGCCTCCGACCTCGACGTTGACAAAGAGGAGGTCAGACGCGACCTGGAGAACCTGGTGAACTACTCGGTGCCGATGGACGAGGCCAAACAGAGCCTGCGCCGGAAGTACGGCGACGGCAGCGCCGGCGGCGGCTCCGGTCCGTCGAGCAAGGCCATCGGCGAGGTCACCACCGACGACTCGAACGTGACGGTCACCGCAGTGGTGCTCACGTCGGGCCGTCGGTCGATCCAGTACAACGGCGAACAGCACGTCATCCGCGAGGGGCAACTCGCGGACGAGACGGGGACCATCTCCTACACCGCGTGGGACGGCTTCGACGGCGGGCTCGAACCGGGACAGACCGTGCAGTTCGGTAACGCCGGCGTCCGCGAGTGGGACGGCAACCCCGAACTCAACCTCGGGGAGAGCACCGACGCGACCGTCGTCGACGAGACGCTCGACATCGACGCTCCGGTCGGCGGCGAGGCCGACCTCCGGGAGCTCGAACCCGGGGACCGCGGCATCACCGTCGAGGTACAGGTGCTCGAATGCGAGACCAAGACGATAGACGGCCGCGACGGCGAGACCGAGATTCTCAGCGGCGTGGTGGGCGACGACACCGGTCGGCTCCCCTTCACGGACTGGGAGCCCCACGCCGAAATCGAAGCCGGCGCGTCGGTCCGTATCGAGGAGACGTTCGTCCGAGAGTTCCGCGGCGCCCCGTCGGTGAACATCTCGGAGTTCTCGACGGTCACCGAACTCCCGGAACCCGTCAGCGTGGCCGAGGACGCCCCGCGGATGTCGGTCGGCGAGGCCGTCGAGAGCGGCGGCCAGTTCGACGTGGAGCTCGTGGGCAACGTCATCCAGATACGCGACGGCTCCGGGCTCATCGAGCGCTGTCCCGACTGCTCCCGTGTGGTGCAGAACGGCCAGTGTCGCTCCCACGGCGCGGTCGAGGGCGAAGACGACCTGCGGACGAAGGCCATCCTCGACGACGGCACCGCGACCGTCACGGTCATCCTCGACGACGAACTGACCGAACAGGTGTACGGCGGTGACTTAGACGACGCCCGCGAACACGCCCGCGACGCGATGGACAAGACGGTCGTCGCGGACCGCATCGCCGACAGAGTAGTCGGCCGGGAGTACGCGGTCCGTGGCTCGCTGTCGGTCGACGAGTACGGCGCGAACCTCAACGCCAGCGAGTTCGACGAGTCGACGGCCGACCCGGCCGAGCGTGCGAAGGCCCTCCTCTCGGAGGTGGACGCATGA
- a CDS encoding multicopper oxidase domain-containing protein: MANPIGAPGRGISRRELLAATGSAGLLASVTGCQGLSGAEAPASTPTQQSTQGSELPTTSPPEVVNVDEQGGSVTLSSTPARHLAHPGESMGGPVELPQVWAFKADDREPSVPGPILRTTEGNDMEVTFDNTDGIRPHTVHFHAVRKQWEDDGVPTTTGIQINPGESHTYTIPANVPGTHLYHCHYQTHRHIDMGMYGIFRVDPEGYEPADKEYFLTLKEWDSRLNRQMAGMDASYDVRNRRPDTFTINGKSAPRTLHPEDGSPLIVDRGDTVRVHLCNNGYMDHPMHIHNHRFRVVAKDGGTVPEVARHDQDVTSVPPAGRHTIEFEADADPGIYLAHCHKVSHAMNGNTYPGGMVTGVVYREAMDSDVFSELMDYAGYDG; the protein is encoded by the coding sequence ATGGCGAATCCAATCGGTGCACCTGGACGGGGTATCTCGCGGCGGGAACTGCTGGCAGCGACCGGCTCCGCCGGGCTGCTCGCGAGCGTGACGGGCTGTCAGGGGCTATCGGGGGCCGAGGCACCCGCGTCGACGCCGACCCAGCAGTCTACCCAGGGTTCGGAGCTGCCGACCACGTCGCCTCCGGAAGTCGTCAACGTCGACGAACAGGGCGGGTCGGTGACGCTGTCGTCGACGCCCGCTCGCCATCTCGCCCATCCGGGGGAGTCGATGGGCGGCCCCGTCGAGCTACCGCAGGTGTGGGCGTTCAAAGCCGACGACAGGGAGCCCAGCGTTCCCGGGCCGATCCTTCGGACCACCGAAGGCAACGACATGGAGGTGACCTTCGACAACACCGACGGCATCCGCCCGCACACCGTGCACTTCCACGCGGTCCGAAAGCAGTGGGAAGACGACGGCGTCCCGACGACGACGGGCATTCAGATCAACCCCGGCGAGTCCCACACGTACACGATTCCGGCGAACGTCCCCGGCACGCATCTGTACCACTGTCACTACCAGACCCATCGACACATCGACATGGGCATGTACGGAATCTTCCGGGTCGACCCGGAGGGGTACGAACCGGCCGACAAGGAGTACTTCCTGACGCTCAAGGAGTGGGATTCCCGCCTCAACCGGCAGATGGCCGGGATGGACGCGTCGTACGACGTCCGGAACCGCCGACCGGACACGTTCACCATCAACGGGAAGTCAGCGCCCCGGACGCTCCACCCCGAGGACGGCTCGCCGCTTATCGTAGACCGGGGCGACACCGTCAGAGTCCACCTCTGTAACAACGGCTACATGGACCACCCGATGCACATCCACAACCACCGGTTCCGGGTCGTCGCCAAGGACGGCGGGACCGTTCCGGAGGTGGCGCGACACGACCAGGACGTGACCAGCGTCCCACCGGCGGGTCGCCACACGATCGAGTTCGAGGCCGACGCCGACCCGGGTATCTACCTGGCTCACTGCCACAAAGTCAGCCACGCGATGAACGGGAACACCTACCCGGGCGGTATGGTCACCGGCGTCGTCTACCGGGAGGCGATGGACAGCGACGTGTTCAGTGAACTGATGGACTACGCCGGCTACGACGGCTGA
- a CDS encoding halocyanin domain-containing protein, translating to MHPTPDRRSFVRAIGAVTITGAVAGCSGGESSDDSPAAGTDSAVPEAVSTYLSDTENFDGTLTDETDTDAVTVEVGVDGNGGAFAFAPAAVKISTGTTVTWEWTGEGSQHNVVAEEGASFESEQTSEAGFTFEQTFEDAGVVTYYCLPHEGLGMKGALVVE from the coding sequence ATGCATCCAACCCCCGACAGGCGGTCGTTCGTTCGAGCAATCGGCGCAGTGACAATCACAGGGGCAGTCGCGGGCTGTTCGGGCGGCGAGAGTAGCGACGACAGTCCGGCCGCCGGGACCGATAGCGCCGTCCCGGAGGCCGTCTCGACGTATCTCTCCGACACCGAGAACTTCGACGGCACGCTGACAGACGAGACAGACACTGACGCGGTGACCGTGGAAGTAGGCGTCGACGGTAACGGGGGTGCCTTCGCGTTCGCGCCGGCGGCAGTCAAGATATCGACCGGGACGACAGTGACGTGGGAGTGGACCGGTGAGGGGAGCCAGCACAACGTCGTCGCCGAGGAGGGCGCCAGTTTCGAGTCCGAGCAAACGAGCGAGGCGGGGTTCACCTTCGAGCAGACGTTCGAGGACGCCGGTGTGGTGACCTACTACTGCCTTCCCCACGAGGGACTCGGAATGAAGGGCGCTCTCGTCGTCGAGTGA
- a CDS encoding MinD/ParA family ATP-binding protein, producing the protein MNGAHCLTIAGGKGGCGKTTTAVNTAYALDDAGFDVVVVDTDLAMPNLHTVLGTSHEPTIHDVLADAAPLETAIDTSDDVAAVYGDPSLDRYTDADPAELKTVCNRLKTAFDVVVLDTGAGVTHATMVPCGLADDVVLVTTAKEHGVADTSRTKEMAEHVDSHIPGVVVTRADDETGQEIAERLETPLLAAVPDEPDVFGTEPVVRHAPESGGAGAYGRVASALVDGIDESTDD; encoded by the coding sequence ATGAACGGGGCCCACTGTCTCACCATCGCCGGTGGCAAGGGTGGCTGTGGCAAGACCACGACGGCCGTCAACACCGCGTACGCGCTCGATGACGCCGGATTCGACGTCGTGGTCGTCGACACCGACCTGGCCATGCCGAACCTGCACACCGTGCTGGGCACGAGCCACGAACCGACCATACACGACGTGCTGGCCGACGCGGCGCCGCTCGAAACCGCTATCGATACGAGCGACGACGTCGCCGCGGTGTACGGTGACCCCTCGCTCGACCGCTACACGGACGCCGACCCCGCCGAGCTCAAGACGGTGTGTAACCGGCTCAAGACCGCATTCGACGTGGTCGTACTGGACACCGGCGCCGGCGTCACCCACGCGACGATGGTCCCCTGCGGGCTGGCCGACGACGTCGTCCTCGTGACCACTGCCAAGGAACACGGCGTGGCCGACACCAGCCGGACGAAGGAGATGGCCGAACACGTCGACAGCCACATCCCCGGCGTCGTCGTCACCCGCGCGGACGACGAGACCGGGCAGGAGATAGCCGAACGCCTCGAAACGCCGCTGCTCGCGGCCGTCCCCGACGAACCCGACGTGTTCGGGACCGAGCCGGTCGTCCGGCACGCCCCGGAGTCCGGCGGCGCCGGTGCGTACGGTCGGGTCGCGTCGGCGCTCGTCGACGGTATCGACGAGTCCACAGACGACTGA